TGTATATATTTTCCAAATGGATAGAATCCCCTTTATGAGGTCGTTGATTTTTTGGCAAAAATTATTGAGAAATACTTTACAGAATATTCATATTATATTTATGCAACGCTAGTGGCTGGTGACTTTATTTGTTTAGACTATCGTAATAGTGTTAAAGAGCCTATTGTATGCGTTTGGAATCACGAAGAATCTTCAGATTTAAATCCTGTAACGTATTTTGTAAGTAATAACTTTGAAGAATTTCTAAAAACTCTAACAGTATAGTTACTTCTTGGAAGCTATATATTGATTAAATACTTTTAAATCAGTCATACTTATTAAATTCATTTCAAGCACTTGATTGCACCTGAGCAACAAGTGCTTTTTGTAAGAAATTTATATTTTGATTGCAATAAAAATGCTAATGAAAATTTATAGATTATGGATGTATACTCTCAAGACGTGGGGAATGATTGTACGTTGAAATATGGCAAAAAGGATTGCAAAGGTGGTACATATTGAATGTCATATTCCAGTTGAAAGCAAAGATTTTTTCAAAATATACAACGGATAGAAATAATATTGATAAAAGGCAAATGGAAAGAGAGCAGCGGTATAATGTCAAGCACTGATTTTTAAAAACCTACTTCATTCGT
The nucleotide sequence above comes from Oceanobacillus timonensis. Encoded proteins:
- a CDS encoding SMI1/KNR4 family protein — encoded protein: MAKIIEKYFTEYSYYIYATLVAGDFICLDYRNSVKEPIVCVWNHEESSDLNPVTYFVSNNFEEFLKTLTV